A single genomic interval of Mucilaginibacter robiniae harbors:
- a CDS encoding TIGR01212 family radical SAM protein (This family includes YhcC from E. coli K-12, an uncharacterized radical SAM protein.), with translation MQVTEATVNQGYKGYNNYGPWLRKKYNGQRVFKVIVDGGFTCPNRDGSKGYGGCTYCNVDSFTPSVSRQNPSLREQVIQGMERARKGNKADKFIIYFQPNTNTYAPAHYLKMLYDEALSVSPQDVVGLSVGTRPDCIDAEKIALLESYTDRFDVDLEMGMESIYNDTLAQINRGCTHDDLLNALKLTENSKLDVCVHTIFGFPWETQEMMLRYADEINRHTQIKFVKFHHLHIVEGSVMGVKYKRNPFKLFTLDEYANFLCELLPLVRPDVVIQRLFGISDWELLIAPNWGLKKSEIQYYIDQKIESRGVVQGSALV, from the coding sequence ATGCAAGTAACAGAAGCTACAGTTAATCAGGGATATAAAGGTTATAATAATTACGGGCCGTGGCTGCGTAAAAAGTATAACGGACAACGGGTATTTAAAGTAATTGTGGATGGTGGTTTTACCTGCCCTAACCGTGATGGCTCAAAAGGTTACGGCGGTTGTACCTATTGCAATGTAGATTCATTTACACCTTCAGTTTCTCGCCAAAATCCATCATTACGTGAGCAGGTAATACAGGGAATGGAACGGGCACGTAAAGGCAACAAGGCCGATAAATTTATTATTTATTTTCAACCCAATACCAATACCTACGCGCCGGCACATTATTTAAAAATGTTGTATGATGAGGCGTTAAGCGTTAGTCCGCAAGATGTGGTGGGCCTATCGGTAGGTACCCGGCCTGATTGTATTGATGCTGAAAAAATAGCTTTACTAGAAAGCTATACCGACCGCTTTGATGTGGATTTAGAGATGGGGATGGAATCTATCTACAACGATACCCTGGCCCAAATAAACCGTGGCTGTACTCATGATGATTTATTGAATGCGTTAAAGCTTACTGAAAACAGCAAGCTTGACGTTTGCGTGCATACCATCTTTGGCTTTCCATGGGAAACCCAGGAAATGATGCTACGCTATGCCGATGAAATTAACCGCCATACGCAAATTAAATTTGTCAAGTTCCATCATCTGCATATTGTAGAAGGTTCAGTAATGGGTGTTAAATACAAGCGTAATCCCTTCAAACTGTTTACACTGGATGAATACGCCAACTTCCTGTGCGAATTATTACCTTTAGTTCGACCTGATGTGGTAATACAACGTTTGTTCGGCATCTCCGATTGGGAATTACTGATTGCTCCCAATTGGGGGCTTAAAAAATCGGAAA